TATAACCAACTTATTCAACCTACCAAAGGAAGAAAAGTGGGAATGTGAATCCATCGAGGAAGTCGCTGATGATATTCTACCTGATCAATACGTAAGACTTGGCCCACTCAGTAATAAAATACTTCAAACCTATACCTACTACTCTGATACACTTCATGAAAGTAATATCTACCCGTTCATCCTCTACCATCAGAAACAACTCATAGCTATCGGCTATATCGATGAAAATCACGATATGGATTTCTTATACCTACACAACACTATCATGCCCCTTTTGGATCAACGATACTTACTAACAGGAGGACAATAATATGCATAAATACATCAAATTCACACAACTAGTCATTACAGTTCTAAGTGAAATAATAACTTGGATGAAAGAATCAGAAAGAAGGGAAAACGCTTATGAATAGATATATTACACGTGGTATTGCCAATAACTTATCCCCCACCTTACAACATCAAATATGGGACCTCGTCCTACAAAAAGATACCAACCAATCGAACGAACAAGAACCCTTGGACTATTTTCATATCTTTCAGTTTATTATGCATCAACAAAAGCTTTTTATAAGACATACTCAAGAAAATCCCGAATACTTTCAATATACAAAAGCAAATGACAATCATCAGGTAAACATTAGTAAAGTCTACGTCATCCGAGAGGACGATGTAGACTTTTCTTATTATGTAATGTTACTACCCGAAGAATACTAAAGGAGATTAGCAATGAAACATATCCAATCCACACTCGAAACCGAAGCTATTTTTAGTGATGACGGGCAACATCGTTATCTACTCAAAAAGACATGGGACGCATCAAAATCTACGTGCACCGTTATTACAATGTATCCTCATTATGATGGGGTAACCTCTTTAGATCTAACGAACGTATTAGTCCTCAATGCATTATCAAGTAACGCCAAGTTAGGCGCTATTTATTTTGTTAATCTTTTTTCAAATATCTCTTCCTCCGGAAATATAAAACATATTCAGTCGCCTTATGACAAGCATACAGATATTCATTTAATGAAAAGTATTTCAGAAGCTGATGAGATTATATTGGCTTATGGCGCTTACGCCAAACGTCCAGTGGTCGAGCAACGTGTTCAAACGATATTAGAGATGTTGAAACCCCATAAGAAAAAAGTGAAAAAACTTATAAATCCTGAAACAAACGAAATTATGCATCCACTCAATCCAAAAGCAAGACAAAAATGGCATTTAAAACCCTTCTAAGAAAAGGAGACGATACCAATGACAAACATAGATTGGCAATCGCTTAAATCAATATTACAAAATTCAGCTCATGATACTGTCTTTAAAAGTCTTGTGAGTTATTTTTATGACATTAATGATAACGAAATACTAGACCAAATTTATTTAGACTATATGGACAATGACGCTATCTTGACGTTTATTAATAACGATTTAAATCAACTCGTCCAAAGATATATCGATAAAATGTCATAGTTAGGAATAATCATTCACTAATAAAACACGGATAAAGACATATTTTGGCAACTTCACATTTCTAAAAACCGCCTATTTTTTAAAAGGCCTCTAAACTAAAGAAAACTCAACCTCAAATAAAACTTTTAAATAATTAGCGCTTTCTATAGGAAATGACAT
This region of Staphylococcus sp. IVB6240 genomic DNA includes:
- a CDS encoding SAUGI family uracil-DNA glycosylase inhibitor, whose product is MTLEQQLKHYITNLFNLPKEEKWECESIEEVADDILPDQYVRLGPLSNKILQTYTYYSDTLHESNIYPFILYHQKQLIAIGYIDENHDMDFLYLHNTIMPLLDQRYLLTGGQ
- a CDS encoding DUF960 family protein; protein product: MNRYITRGIANNLSPTLQHQIWDLVLQKDTNQSNEQEPLDYFHIFQFIMHQQKLFIRHTQENPEYFQYTKANDNHQVNISKVYVIREDDVDFSYYVMLLPEEY
- a CDS encoding DUF1643 domain-containing protein; translated protein: MKHIQSTLETEAIFSDDGQHRYLLKKTWDASKSTCTVITMYPHYDGVTSLDLTNVLVLNALSSNAKLGAIYFVNLFSNISSSGNIKHIQSPYDKHTDIHLMKSISEADEIILAYGAYAKRPVVEQRVQTILEMLKPHKKKVKKLINPETNEIMHPLNPKARQKWHLKPF